The DNA region GCGTTTAAGTAATTTATATATTGTGATAAATTCAGCACAAAAGGATCAAGCAAGTGAATTCGCTTGTGCATGCTGCAGGATCATGAGTCAGACACGCACCCCTCCCTCTATTCATCTCATGTCCTCCATGTTGTAGGACTGGCATTACGGCACCAGCCATGTTCTTCCAGTTTTGCCACAAAGTTAATTACAAGCATGACCATAAAAAAGGGTTCGGTAAAATGGAGCAAGTTTAAAAGGGAAAACTTACGTAATACGTTCTGTAGGCGCTTTGGAATGTATATCATTCTAAATTACAATTCTGCCGGGATTCGTtcactgaaaaaatatatcaaGTAAAATGTCCAATCCAAATCTTTCAATAACACATAAATATTAAAAGCGTTTGACGCTTTACACCCTTTAAACACGTACTAACACGATTAGGAATATAACGAGAGGGGCAATGTAAACTTACCAGGCAACAAGCACCCAACAGCCCCAAGCAGACCAGagaagagaagaagaaaaaaaaaaaaaaaaaaaaaaaaaagtcacaccaTCTGTCTAAATTTTTTATCGGTTCAGACAGGGTGGGCGATGAAGGAACACTTGCACCACATTGATGGTTCATAAGAAGGGTACCATAGGTAGCTATACTGCGCACTCACAATTGTGGTTGCATTAAGACACATCAGTAAAGTGGGCACAGAAGCAAATACCTGGCTGCAGTCAAGAAACATGTTGAAACAGCTGCAAGGGGCTATGACAAGTTATATTACaattgcccccccccccactgaCAACAAGAGACAAAAAGCTTTTCAATTTAATACCTTTATTAGTTTCTTATCAGCAGCTTCCTTGCAAAATTTTACTGTGGGAACAGGTGCAGTTCTAAACCATTTCAACTCAAATTTAACAACTGAAAGAGGCACTCAGTCAATTAATAATGTAGCCACACTTAATCCAAGTTGGTTTCCTTTCCTACGAAAATTTTTCCAATGGGATTTTATCAGCATTAACCAGTCTTTAAGTAGAGTGCCCAGGTTTAGAGAAATTTCAGAAGGTTGGGCAGAACATGCCACAACCTTCAGAACAGCATAATCAAGGGAAATTCACTTGGTCTTGGCAGCTTTCTGTGCAGACTTCGTGACCTTGCCAGAACCACCAACTTTCTTCTCAACGCTCTTGATGACACCAACAGCAACGGTTTGCCTCATGTCACGCACAGCAAAGCGACCTGTAGATAAGAGGAGAGATCAGCTCAAGAGCTCTGCACAAAAACAGCTACTGGAAATACTGATGGAGGAAGCAGCAGGTGTAGTGAGGAACATTTGAACTTACCAAGTGGGGGGTAGGTAGAGAAGCTCTCAACACACATGGGCTTGCCAGGAATCATCTCAACAATGGCAGCATCTCCAGATTTGAGGGCCTTGGGGTTGTCCTCAAGCTTCTTTCCGGAACGACGGTCGATCTTCTCCTTGAGCTCCGCAAACTTGCAGGCAATGTGAGCAGTGTGGCAGTCCAGGACAGGGGCATAGCCCTGAGAGATCTGACCAGGGTGGTTCAGGATGATGACCTGTAAAAAAAGTAATCAGTTAGCTTAAGCGTTCACAGCATGAGTTATGGTAACTTAAATTCAGGAATTTtgaggaggggggggggggggttgacaaGAGCAAGATTAACCTGAGCATTGAAGCTTCCAGCCTCCATAGGGGGATCGTTCTTGCTGTCTCCGGCCACGTTACCACGACGGATGTCCTTAACTGACACGTTCTTGACATTGAAGCCGACATTGTCCCCGGGCGTAGCCTCAGCAAGGGACTCGTGGTGCATCTCAACGGACTTGACCTCAGTGGTCACATTGGCGGGAGCAAAAGTCACAACCATGCCAGGCTTGAGGACTCCAGTCTCTACACGACCCACAGGCACTGTTCCAATACCTGAAGGGAATGGAGAATGTCTAAGAAATAATCCAGGTTTTCTTGGGGTTTCGAATCTGGAAAACCTTGAGGAATTCCCATCAAGGCGAGGAAGATGAAAACCCACCTCCAATTTTGTAGACATCCTGAAGTGGCAAACGGAGGGGCTTGTCAGTGGGACGGCTGGGTGGCAGAATGGCATCCAGGGCATCAAGAAGAGTAACACCATTAGCATTACCCTCCTTACGCTCGATTTTCCATCCCTTGAACCAGCCCATCTAAAAGTTGAGGAAAAAGTCAAGAGAATTAAAAATGCTTACTTTAAATTGGGTCCCATTTTACTTGGAAAGTGGAAAAGGATGGATAAAGAACTTACATTTGAGCTGGGCTCCAGCATGTTGTCACCATGCCATCCAGAAATTGGGACGAAGGCAACACTGGCGGGGTTGTAGCCGATCTTCTTGATATAGGCGCTGACTTCCTTGGTGATTTCCTCAAAACGAGCCTGGCTGTAAGGGGGCTCGGTGGAGTCCATCTTGTTCACTCCAACAATAAGCTGTTTCACTCCCAGGGTAAAAGCCAGGAGGGCATGCTCACGGGTCTGTCCGTTCTTGGAGATACCAGCCTCAAACTCACCAACACCACCAGCAACAATCAGCACAGCACAGTCAGCCTGAAAGAATAAAAAGCTCAAGATAATGTAAAAATTCTCAATTCAATTTCTCAAAAACACTGTTCAGCAAGTGTGCATGAATGCAGGTGTCGGTGTGTGGGTTTTTTGTACCTGTGAAGTACCAGTGATCATGTTCTTGATGAAGTCTCTGTGCCCAGGGGCATCAATGATAGTGACGTAGTACTTGCTGGTCTCAAATTTCCAGAGAGCAATGTCAATCGTGATACCACGCTCACGCTCTGCCTTTAGTTTGTCCAGCACCCAGGCATACTTGAAGGAGCCCTTTCCCATCTGTTCAGATGAACCACAATGAAACATGAACTAGGTACATGTTCAAGGTACACACTCATGCCTTGAAACCTTCTAAGCATTTATATTCATTTCTCAAGTATGACAGGAGTTCAAGACATTAAAATGACGAATTATGCACATAGAACGGTTATAACAGTGCTGAATGGGGTCAGCGCAAATGTTGAATGGCCTTCTAGCTCGCCATTACAGAAAGAGCAACGTCATCGCGTGGCCCGCACAAGCTCCACCCACTCCCACACCCAGCCGGCTTGCGCGCAGGAACGCGTGCTACCGCCGCCATTTTGGCTCTTGATAACTAAAGTCGAGCCGCAACCAATGCAGAGAAATTCAAGAAAAACGCAACACGTGCTCAACAACTCACCTCAGCTGCTTCTTTCTCGAACTTCTCGATGGTTCTCTTGTCGATTCCACCGCATTTGTAGATCAGATGACCGGTGGTGGTTGACTTTCCGGAGTCGACGTGGCCAATAACCACGATGTTAATGTGGATCTTTTCCTTCCCCATGATGGATTGGTTTCTGTTTCAAGAAATAAAAATACGTTTAAGTTAATAAACGCACAGGAAGTGCAGACTGTCATTGTTATCACTGAGCAGAGATTTCGTAACTGGAGTAAAGATGGCCCCGAGTTTGAACCGGCCTAGATCACCATACGGCAAATGCGACATGTTTCTTTAAGAGTAACCCAGTATTAAGTTACAGAAAAATCCCAAATGTCTGGACCGAAACCAAAAGGATCCAGACATCTGGCTCTCCAGATACTTATTAACAGTTGCTGGATGCGGGAATGTGTGAGGCTTTCAACAAGCCCGTGACTACAAGACAGTTCGTGCCTTTGTTCTGTTCCCGGTTTCCAGCTTTTGGAAGATGGTAGTACACGATTTTTAAGAACAAATACAAATCACGAGTCCCCCTCCAAATATAACGCCAGGtaagaaaactttttaaaaaaccaTTTAGAAAAAGGGGGAAATTCAATAACTTAAGTCCTACATTAACCTCACGTGATGAAATCGCGTTGATGCAActataaaatgtgaaatattcaCACGGAACATACACGTAGAGAAAAATCCACCGAATTGCCAAGAAGTTTTTAAACGATAacaagatatataaaaaatacaagcaAGGCCTAAACAACAGAGAAATTATTCACCACTGTTGAGTGATCACTCCTCGGCTACTGCTTCCCTTTACCAGGTAACAGAAAGAGCGAAAAAGCGCTTCGGTTGGAGAATTTATACACGGGAGGAGGACCGACTGGACTGTAACCCCTCCGCATCGTCGAAACATACGTCACCACTTCGTTTCACTCATCATCTGGTCGACTGTCTTAAATTGGTATTTTAAATTTGATAATACTTTAGATATGTTGTGATGAACCTAATTACAAAATATGTGACAGAATCTGTGCAAATATTTTAAGCCACTTAATCCACAAAGGGCAAGAAACAAAGCAACTTTAGAGTGATTGTTAATGTATTTTTGCGGTTTACAAGTTTGTCCATTTAAATGAAGTGTTTGTCCTTTTAGACTGACAGATTAAGATGTTGACCACACAAGCCTATGTTTTGAGCACACATGAGGTGATGAAAATAATCACTATAAACCGGGATTTATCATGGATATAAACTCTACTATTTTGTCACACAGTTTAAATTTGCTCTTTGTAATAGCAGCTGTAACTCTTAATGTGATgcatacattattatttattcatttggcagacaccttttcccaaagcaatttacagtgcatccacGGCCTacatgtgtgttccctgggaatgctacaaaaaaataaaaataaataattgaaatatatcCACATCCAGAAAGCAGTTAGTGTAACTTCTTTTATatgaattttttaaatatatatattttgcgtagtcatatttttaaatggttatacAAGTGACGTTCTAACCCAATATGCTATGTACATATGCTTTCTCGCACGTCAGATTAAGTAAATGTGAGGAAATCAGTattacaattaaaggaatattccaggtttaatgcaAGTTAAGATGAATCGACAgaatttttggcataatattgttgatagccacaaaaaatatttacttGGCCCTTCATTGAttagaaaaaaagaagcaaaaataacatttacatcAAGGCCCTTACGATGGAAGTGAACCGGGCCAATTTTCTGGTGTATAAGTTGGTGTATTACTAAGTTACCATACAAttcaaattttgtaaaaatttgaGTTACCTTATAATTAAAGTTGTCACATGACCCTTCTTGCCATTGCACATGCTAAAAAAATAAGTGGCATGTAGATGGAGAGAGTCATGCACAATAAGGAAGAAGACTAGTATTCAGAGATACAGTGATTTTTCTAAAGAAACAAAAGAATCATATTATTTactttaacaaaatgtaatacattttcagaTATATTCACATACAACGTTCAGATTTTGGAATAAAAACAATGGGTTATCTTATAATGTAATGTTGTCAAACACCACAagatttaaacattatatgtgctgacatgattttagtgtgataaaatgaggGATGTACAAGCTTTTACCAGGTTATAAGTTTTACTGGCGTgatgtcgtcatgacaacaaagttgtattatttgatataactttacacaataaggttagtaagcgattttagcacactaaaatcatgttaacaaatttAATATatacatcttgtggctttacttttgaaacaatgtgtatttaacatttatggactggtcccatttacttccattgtaactgcttAACTGTAACCTcaactttgcttttttttttcaaaattagtcaaaatattttttgtagtaatcaacattatgccataaatggtGCAAGTTCTGACATGAACTATGTATTTAACCCAAACATTTCTTTAAGTTTAGTGCAGTGATCATTAatttattcacttatttttaatattttttttagttttgtgatgAGAGTGAGACAACCAGTTTTTCTCCTCCGGAGACAGTGTGATCAGCCTATCCTGGATGCAAATTTGTCAGCAATTAACAACAGAACACACAGTTGATAAGAGTGTGGCTTGGCTTATGGCCTTACATTCTTTGCAACCTTATCTCAAAGAACTGGCATCTCACTGAGCCTCCGTTCAACACTCTCTCCCTCAAACAGTTCAGGTAACAGATGCTTCGTCGACATCTGCTAttttcagtcaagagcagaggcacacacacacacatccaggcCACACTGTGGCAATCAGAGTGGCAAACATTCTC from Myxocyprinus asiaticus isolate MX2 ecotype Aquarium Trade chromosome 30, UBuf_Myxa_2, whole genome shotgun sequence includes:
- the LOC127421383 gene encoding elongation factor 1-alpha, giving the protein MGKEKIHINIVVIGHVDSGKSTTTGHLIYKCGGIDKRTIEKFEKEAAEMGKGSFKYAWVLDKLKAERERGITIDIALWKFETSKYYVTIIDAPGHRDFIKNMITGTSQADCAVLIVAGGVGEFEAGISKNGQTREHALLAFTLGVKQLIVGVNKMDSTEPPYSQARFEEITKEVSAYIKKIGYNPASVAFVPISGWHGDNMLEPSSNMGWFKGWKIERKEGNANGVTLLDALDAILPPSRPTDKPLRLPLQDVYKIGGIGTVPVGRVETGVLKPGMVVTFAPANVTTEVKSVEMHHESLAEATPGDNVGFNVKNVSVKDIRRGNVAGDSKNDPPMEAGSFNAQVIILNHPGQISQGYAPVLDCHTAHIACKFAELKEKIDRRSGKKLEDNPKALKSGDAAIVEMIPGKPMCVESFSTYPPLGRFAVRDMRQTVAVGVIKSVEKKVGGSGKVTKSAQKAAKTK